From one Sphaeramia orbicularis chromosome 9, fSphaOr1.1, whole genome shotgun sequence genomic stretch:
- the LOC115426010 gene encoding zinc-binding protein A33-like produces MAEKKKTKLFDFLSCHVCSEMFRDPVSLSCNHSFCSNCLKEFWEQTKNKNCPICKRKSSNDDPRENFSLKELADSFAGRLNVGSSETEIGQKKVEVVCSKHQEEPKLFCKDENRAVCSICDVSVHDNHTVVPVEEAVTEMKDELKSDLKSLQEKKKKYEETQKTYNEIMKLSKKQVLFTENQIRAEFNKLQQFLKEEEESRLAALREEEEQKRRSVIREMKRIEEQMSSVSDSICAVEEELQKASAPFLISCKDTQSRARAQCSVSEPQLISGALIHVDKHLGNLSFRVWDKMRDKVHFSPIILDPNTAHGRLHLSDDLTSGRYGDTKQHLPDNPERFTNYADVHGSEGFNSGKHSWDVEVGDHPEWTLGVVKESVHRQGERFVSPEDGIWCLKHHSGKYINGLRQTVTVQTSPQRIRVELDYDRGEVSFYNAEDKTHIYTQIGCFLEKLYPYFSIGQAVDAKFRY; encoded by the coding sequence ATGGCTGAGAAGAAGAAGACTAAACTGTTTGATTTCCTGAGTTGTCATGTGTGTTCAGAGATGTTCAGAGACCCTGTGTCTCTGAGCTGTAACCACAGCTTCTGTTCAAACTGCCTGAAGGAATTCTGGGAACAAACTAAGAACAAAAACTGTCCCATTtgtaaaagaaaatcttcaaaTGATGACCCACGTGAGAACTTCAGTCTGAAGGAACTGGCTGATTCATTTGCTGGGAGACTGAACGTTGGATCATCTGAGACAGAAATAGGACAAAAGAAGGTGGAGGTGGTCTGCAGCAAACATCAAGAAGAACCTAAACTATTctgtaaagatgaaaacagagctgtgtgTTCTATCTGTGATGTTTCTGTCCATGACAATCACACTGTGGTTCCTGTAGAAGAAGCAGTTACTGAAATGAAGGATGAGCTGAAATCTGACTTAAAGTCTctacaggaaaagaagaagaaatatgaggaaacacagaaaacatacaatgaaataatgaaaCTCTCAAAGAAACAGGTTTTGTTCACAGAGAATCAGATCAGAGCAGAGTTCAACAAACTCCAGCAGTtcctgaaagaggaagaggagtccagactggcagctctgagggaggaagaggagcagaagaggaggagtgtgatcagagagatgaagaggattgaggagcagatgtcctctgtgtcagacagtatctgtgctgttgaagaagagctgcagaaagccaGCGCTCCATTCCTCATCAGTTGTAAAGACACTCAGAGCAGAGCCAGAGCCCAGTGCTCAGTGTCAGAGCCACAGCTGATCTCAGGAGCACTGATCCATGTGGACAAACACCTGGGCAACCTGTCCTTCAGAGTCTGGGACAAGATGAGGGACAAGGTCCACTTCAGCCCCATCATCCTGGACCCAAACACTGCACATGGACGCCTCCATCTGTCTGATGATCTGACCAGTGGGAGATATGGAGACACAAAGCAGCATCTTCCTGATAATCCAGAGAGATTCACTAACTATGCTGATGTTCATGGCTCTGAGGGCTTCaactcagggaaacacagctGGGACGTGGAGGTGGGAGACCATCCTGAATGGACTTTAGGTGTGGTGAAAGAGTCCGTTCACAGGCAGGGAGAGAGATTTGTTTCACCAGAAGATGGAATCTGGTGTTTAAAGCATCACAGTGGAAAATACATTAATGGTCTTCGTCAGACTGTGACAGTGCAGACGAGTCCACAGAGGATCAGAGTTGAACTGGACTATGACAGGGGGGAGGTGTCCTTCTACAACGCTGAAGACAAGACTCACATCTACACTCAAATAGGCTGTTTCCTTGAGAAACTCTACCCTTATTTCAGCATTGGACAGGCGGTTGATGCAAAATTCAGATATTAA